A genomic segment from Gadus morhua chromosome 4, gadMor3.0, whole genome shotgun sequence encodes:
- the zgc:174680 gene encoding uncharacterized protein zgc:174680, whose translation MAEYGLSVRGFYSTMTDAELDNMVRAIKTQMPNAGYRSVKGQLMAMGSRVQWERITDSMHRLDAAGILSRLARLGCTVRRSYSVRGPLALVHIDTNHKLIRYNLVIFGGVDGFSRKVLYLDAATNNRANTAFSFFLEATRLHGVPSRVRGDQGVENVDIAHFMFERRGTGRASFISGKSVHNQRIERMWRDVWMAVTCIFYDVLDTLEEDGVLDIANIMHLFCVHYVFLPRLRSALQVFVAGWNHHPLRTERNHTPEQLWQMGHLNTPQDSEDLEDLQNRELDREGSLMTPEATVGGVQVPEFQPPLPAEDLAVLQSAINPLIDSDSNGYDLYIQVLEFVKHTLQHPID comes from the exons ATGGCAGAGTATGGGCTGAGCGTGAGAGGATTCTACAGCACCATGACTGACGCCGAGCTCGATAATATGGTCAGAGCTATTAAAACACAGATGCCCAATGCAGGGTACAGGAGTGTAAAGGGACAGCTCATGGCAATGGGTAGCCGTGTTCAATGGGAGAGGATTACAGACTCAATGCATCGTCTCGATGCAGCTGGAATCCTGTCCCGACTTGCAAGGCTTGGCTGCACTGTACGAAGATCATACTCAGTACGAGGTCCCCTTGCATTGGTGCACATTGACACAAACCATAAACTCATCAG GTACAACCTGGTAATATTTGGTGGAGTTGATGGATTTTCCAGAAAG GTCCTGTACTTGGATGCAGCAACCAACAACCGTGCCAATACAGCATTCTCCTTTTTCCTTGAGGCCACTCGGTTACATGGTGTTCCATCAAg GGTTCGTGGAGATCAAGGCGTTGAAAATGTGGACATTGCCCATTTCATGTTCGAGAGACGTGGAACCGGTCGAGCTAGCTTTATCTCGGGAAAGAGTGTACACAATCAAAG GATTGAACGGATGTGGCGAGATGTGTGGATGGCTGTGACTTGCATCTTTTATGATGTGCTTGACACGCTCGAGGAAGATGGTGTTTTGGACATAGCAAACATAATGCACCTTTTCTGCGTGCATTATGTCTTCCTGCCTCGCCTTCGATCAGCACTACAGGTCTTTGTAGCTGGCTGGAATCACCATCCCCTCAGAACGGAGAGAAACCACACCCCAGAGCAGCTGTGGCAGatgggacacctcaacactccacAGGACAGTGAAGATCTTGAG GACCTGCAAAATCGAGAACTGGACAGGGAGGGTTCCCTGATGACCCCAGAGGCCACTGTCGGAGGAGTTCAGGTCCCGGAATTTCAACCGCCTCTGCCTGCTGAAGATCTGGCAGTACTTCAGTCGGCAATCAACCCTTTAATTGATTCAGATTCAAATGGTTATGACCTTTATATACAGGTGTTAGAATTTGTTAAACACACGCTTCAACACCCCATTGATTAG